Genomic segment of Primulina tabacum isolate GXHZ01 chromosome 11, ASM2559414v2, whole genome shotgun sequence:
ATATTATCAGGGTCAGAGGAAAACGTAAAAAAAAATGGAGTACGCGATACAGAAAAATAACCTACAAGTACTATAACATTTGCTAGTAGAAAAGGTACGTAAAAATTTGACCCCCGCTTCGGGGAATCTACAGCCCCCACAATCCAGTTCCACTTCCCTCCGTCCATTGCTTGTCTCTACTATCAACGGTAAAAATTGAAAAGAGAAGTTAATTTGTGGAAATTTATCGAGGAAATTTTGCATTTACCAGTGAATTGAATCTGCTGTTTTATGTTTGTATGTGAAAATATGGAATGGAGATGTATTGGTGGCAATTTTGACTCTTTATCAACTTCCACGCGAactgaatttattttctaaaaaattatagtcggtagttaataatataattttaacaatttaaattgtACTAACAGTTCAAATTTCACGTGAATAATTATCATACCCATTGGTGATCGCGAATTGTTATATGTtatttaaatttgtttttttcaaaatattttgatggAATAAATTGTTGatataagaaaaaatatatattaagatACAAGGGGGAGTGATCATTGTGATTATTCGAATGAAGTTCCTATGATCTTGGAAAAACAAGTTGATATGGCCATTATCtacattattattaaaaaatcacAAAAACTCATCTGAGACGATATCACGTGTCAGTTTTGTAGACATGTATTAAATTTGTGTCacctatgaaaaaatattaatttttttgtaaaaaatattaatagtaGTAATCGAATTCGCAATCGAATATAGacaagattttaaaaatattgtatacGACGATGGATTAACTCGATATCATACTCTTAGAatgtagtaaaaaaaaaattatagcatgtaaaaaatattaatagtaGTAATCGAATACGCAATCGAATATAGacaagattttaaaaatattgtatacAACGATGGATTAACTCGATATCATACTCTTAGAAcgtagtaaaaaaaaatttatagcaTGCCCTTTATTCAATTAGCTAATAGCATGTCAAAATGATTATGAATTATTCGATGGGTAAATTTGAGCAAGTTGCAAAGTGATTTAATGTAGTAAGCATGTGTGGGGTTGGGGGAGAGTACATGGAGATATTGACCCTTCAGCAAATAAAAAGAGATGCCTCTCAATAATACCCAACTTCTTCTGCATCCTTCATTTTCTGAATTTATCTTCATTCAATTGtcttttttttatgttatttttttcaaaaaaaaaaataataccgACGATGTACATGTTAATATTTCGATtgtgttataaaatttttttagggtgaaattaaaaaaacataaatgaaAGGTAGAATGTCGATTTTAGTCTAGTATATATTTGAGCCTAACATTTTTAGACATGTATGATCTGTTGATTCAATTATAGTCGTGTAACTATATTTCGATTATTAATTTTAgttattatcataaaaaatcAAGTGATAAATTACTAGTATCATCGGGAAATTGTTGTGATTACGcggtttaaaaaaaatcgcgGTGATTTTTGtgtcaaaagtattatttttcaatCTAAATATGAATCAAACTGATCTATTTAACGCACAAATCCATAAAAGCATCTCAGAAGATatagaaaaaaatttgtttgagacagtctcacatgtcgtattttatgagacggatctcttatttcggtcatccatgaaaaattattactttttatgctaatagtgttactttttattgtgaatatcggtagggttgacccgtctcacagataaagatccatgagatcgtcttacaagagacctactccaagAGATAAAATGTATTATCATATTACCCTTAGTTTGGTTGGCATGATAAAAGGGTGATTGATGAGTAATCACTCCTCATCACATGTTTGATATAAGTATTGGTACTCCCAATTATCTTGTGGGCTATCACATGGCCCGTGTATGGCCCGAACTGTATATATTACATGAGAGATTAACTATCACATCTTGTCCAAGTGATTCTTCATACAACCCAAAGACAATAATATATAATTCTTGTTTTACCCTTTAATAACAAGTATGAACTAAATTTATACatatgatttaataatatttatataagaATTCgagataaatattaaaatataaaagtttatgcAATAAAATATAATTGTACAATCTTAAAAATCGTCTTAATCCCAACTTATGAATTTACTACTCActgtttaatttttaattaattttcaaattatataattcaaatttataataataataacaaataaataaataataagatgtaatataataataataataaattaaataatgataaaaaatttaattaaattaataagaaattattgaataataaaattactgattaattttaattataattaatgatgaaactataattaaattattgattaaaataatatatcattAATTATAACGAGAATAAttattgtataaaaaaataattttagaaaataaagaaaatgaatttttattattaatatcagAATTTGTATAATAAAAAagttattaataaataataataattttttttaataaataataacagTTACGAGTTGGAAAAAGAATAAttagtaaaataaaaatgaattagtaacaaaataataaGAAATAATCAACGTAAAATCAACAAAATCATTATAAAtaataagaaataaatatataataaatattaacaaGAAAAAAAGATAATAATGAATGATATTTAATGAATaggtaataaaataatattaaaaataataagaattaatcaaatattttttaaaattatttatttgtttattattattattattttattttctattatttatttacttattttttatgtatataCACATAGTGTGAGGATATTTTGGTCATTTCAATATAATACACAAAATTAatccataattttaaaattacacCAAACATCATGTATTTTATCTCACTatattatttatcatcatctctcattttttaatcattcTAATTAATAATCCTTTAATTATCCTATCCTACACCCCAAATTATATCTTTAATTATATCTTTCCCATCTTGTTCAGCCCATTATGGCTTGGGCCCGATCGGGCAAAAACATTTTAAGCGACCAACAAGCGGATGGTAGTTAGTATTGGTGAGTTTCAACCGGAAAGaacaaaacatataatatgttcGAATGATACATTTGATTTGCGAGTTGGTAGAGTAGATAATAGTTTTGTCAATGGTTTGGAGTTTGATTTCTCGTATTAATATCTTTTCGGACGATTTTGTCACACGTGACTTAAACAACATAATTTACTTTGCTAACATAGGTTGCAGGATATTGGGCTACGTCAAAAATTTACCAAATGCACAGTAAAAAACAGCGGAAGTAGGTTTACGCGAGATAATCAATTAATTTTCATTTAGATGTCAGTTtagattttattatataatcaAATATGTTCGGAAAAGaacattataataatataaatgatAAAAGACAAACTATTACCAATCGGTTGACACTCAGATTTTTGGGTGCATTGACTGACACTAGTGTTCATTTGGAACAATGGGCCATTTTCCCAAAAAATGGAGTATTTTTTTGGAGTTAATACATTTTAGGGTATGCCTTCCGTGTAATAGTGAGATAGATCGATCTGATCTACATACAAGATATAGTCAAAAAAGAATTCGATATTCGGGTAACTGGGAAAATATGGGAGTTGTCCCGGCCGTATGATAcacaataattattatattcattttgttatttcgttaaaacaccaaaaattattacaacacaattttgaaatatttctaATGTTCTAAAAATGGTTTGAGTTAACGAAGTTAAGAAAATAAAAggtaaaaaattataatttacgGACAAATTTTTCAGAtataaaatcaataatatatttaaccAAATATACATTACAAGTTGATGTTGATGTTCTATAAACACTTAATATTATATGTTATAGTCTAATCAccctttgatttttttttttagaaaaaaatcaaaatttgttCTCATTTTTTAGTTTTACTAATTTACATATCATATTTACTCATTtgttatacaatttattatttattggaTTTTGGAAAaagattcaattttttttcaggTTTTACGTTGATTTGTTAATTCAAATCAAGTTAAATTTggtcaaatatttttattactgGATAACATTCAATAAACCAAAAACTTgtacttaataatatttttaagcatGAGCCtaagttaaatatttttttatcaatatatataaaattaaattaaatatactaTATGTTCGGAAAAACCGGCCTCGGGCCGAAACTCATCCCACCATATATATCTATCCTAAATCGTTACGAGAGTTGATATCCCATGTTTGATTGCTACTTAGTCGCAAAGTAGTGTGATGATTGAAAGCTGGATAATTAAGACTCAATAATTATCTATGTTacgaagatatatatatatatatatatatatatatatatatatatatatatatatatatatatatatataatcagaGTTTTGCTTAAAATAGTAAGTTCTCGCTAAAATGACAattctaaaaaaagaaagatataaatATAATGAATCTCGAAATATGTGTACTGTAATAAATGAtaacttcaattattgtttgcattgattatatcaattcttttattaattcaaatttgaatgttattatttttatatcaatttaaatgtaatttgtaaattatatgttttttattttctttatttatatatatatatatagttggcTGCTATATTTAGTAAGTTCCCGCCAATTTTGTTGCTAAATatggaaataaaaaaatttatttattaatatattgaataatatttcaattttcatttgaaaataacaaaaaaatggGTTGTTTTTTCAGAGTTCTTTTTCGAAGTTCTCACTCCTATTGGATAACACTATTTTCAATATTTGATAATTGATTAAAGtatgaaaattaataaattgtCGTAATAcatatcaaattattttttaaaatttcagttttaaaattgaatattttgaaaatataaattttacttttaatttcaaattaaatccaaatatcttgaaaaaataaataacattaaaaaatttaacatcGGATCCATCACACGATTTAATATATTGGTTTCATCACACGATTTGTACCAACGAGGTTGTGCTGAATATAATTtgaattcaaatatatatataaggtgAGTTTTTGCCTAAAGTACTAAGTTCTCGCCAAAATGATAattctaaaaaaagaaagatatatcaTTAATCTCGAAATAGGTGAACTACAATAAATGATTGAAAACATTTAATTTTATgcgatttttattaatatttttgtaataaaaaattatatattttctttttaaaaaaattcaaatgtgaatggaagaaatttgaaaatataaatttcaatTATTGCTTGAATTGATCATATCATTTCttttattaattcaaatttgaatttaattcattttatatcaatttaaatGTAATCTATGAATTATgtgttttttatatttttattcaaattgaaactgaattcaattaaaaacaCAAACtacttttaaatcatttaaaaatacatttaacgCTTAAACTCTGATTAGTTCGTTGATACGATCTaccaacatataaaaattaaacaacagaaattcaagtttaaaatgtatttttcattatcaaaattttattattattttttccgtacattttatattttgatttaagggtattatttatatatttttttattttatatggtTCACACGCACACGCACATATATATAGACAAAgttttttgtcaaaaataatatgttataaaatttttttatcattattaatGTATTCACATACTTCgttaatatttaaaacaaataGGAAATAAATACGTAATTAAATgtgaattattttcaatttattttttaaaattcgatttaaatttgatgttttttcgatataatattatgtttttcattttttttttaaagagtgTCTGTAAATTGTTGTTATTATTGTTATGTATCGTAATAGAActttaaaatatgtattttaatagAATTATGtgtttataaataattttaacatatccaaaaaataattatttttttaatcaaaatttattcatataaaaaatgacaaaaaaaaaaattgaatttaaaaaaaatgtttatttattctttaaaattttgataaacaaaataatataagatttttaaattttttccatTCTTTTTATTTATAGTCCAATATAACCAAGATAATAAGTCAAAGGAAAGCCGAAAAAGTTGATAGGCGATTGGTGTATGATTCAGTAGGAAATTTTTAATATAGGAGGGGATGGTATGAGTAGGATGATCGCTAGAAAGCACGCTAACCCGGTGCGATTGATTACTCCACATTTGTTACTCTGCTGCCGATTGCTAGCTCGCCCTCTGCCACTGCGAATTTTTGTCAAATCTAAACTCCGAATCCAATCTTTTTTTGAAATATAACCCTCCCTTTCTTCTAATTCACGGCTCTACACAGTATGCATCCTTGCGACTTCGAGGTAGGAGGTAAAACTCGGAACCCACTTCCCCTTTCTTCTAATTCACGGCTCTACACAGTATGCATCCTCTTTTTTTGATTTTCATTGTATTGTTCAAGATTTCATCTTTGCAGTTCCTTTGTTTTTGTAGTGTGCGTGGCTGCGTGCCTTTGTATCTGTGGAGAAAGATTCAGTTGTTTTCCTCGATTTGATTTACGTGATTTTGTTTTTAGTTCTTTTTCCTTCATTATCGGGTGCGATGTATTGCTAAGGTTTGTGGGCTGATGTAAGAGGGTAAGAGCTTTTGGGGATAAACTGCTGAGGTTGAGAAACGGGAAACTAGTTGTCTTACAGCTATGCCTTCGTCATCACCATTTATACAGTTTAATTTATGTCCTGCAATTTGAATGTTAAGTGATAGTGCGGACACAAATAAGCATATGTTACGGGATTAATCTAGTGAATCCTGAGTAAAAATAGCAGCAGTTTATGAATGAATCTGGATCTCACGTGGGCGTGATTTTTCCAGATACTGCTATAGTGATGCAACTTGAGACTGCTGATTGTCTTAAATCTTTGTCATTCATTCACGAGTATTAGTTCTTTTCGCCTTGCAAGATATTATCGAATGCGCATATTATCTGTGAAATAGTGCATGATGATATTGTGTATACATTCTTTCTCAATCACGACACTACATGTTAATCTCTTTCGTTGGTCTTTCTCAGCTTAGTCCCTGGGGCTGCTGTTTTTTTACTTTGATATATCTGGACAAGTTTGAGGCGGAGGACAATTTGAGGATTGGGATATGTTTAAATTGGCCAGAATCAGATGCAAGTCTGTGATACGGTGAAGATTGCCCATGATTGTGGAACTACTACCTGATCTTTCTTCTGATATCCTTATTTCTGGTTAAGCATGTTAGAGATCACCTGTTTTTATTGCTGAGCGGAGCTTGACCCTTCTGAGGACCCGGTGCAGCAGAAGACCGCAGTAAAAATGATAAATAGATCATTAATCTTAACATATTTCTACCTTCTAATCTACATTACACTTTCATCTGGAGTTATTTTATATAACAAGGTACTAGATTTTGACTATCATTTCTGACACTCAGCTCTTTCCCTTGTGTAAAATATGTGTGATGTCAGCCTCAGTATACAACTTTTGAGTCAAAGTAACATCTACTCTCGTGTTGAGCATAGATTttcatttcataatttattaATGCTTTCACAAGTTTGGTCTTTCTCAGCTTACTTTTTAGTTACTTGTCATGCCCCCATTTTCATTTCATAATTTGTTAATGCTTTATCCTGGTTGCTATTGATATGCACTGACATTGACTTTTGTAGTGGGTTCTTTCTCCGAAATACTTTAACTTTCCATTTCCAATAACACTTACTATGATACATATGGGATTCTCCGGTGCAGTGGCATTTTTCCTTATTCGCGTCTTCAAGGTACGTCTACCTGCCGCATGTTAACTATAAAATTTCTCTTATCATATGGTGTCACCAAATCATGCTGTGACATGAGAAAAACACGCGTATTGATATCTTACCCATATTTATTTAAAACCCCAAGGAAAATCCGCCTCAACTGTAACATTTATTTTCATATTGGATATTTTACTATTAACATTATTTTCTTCGTACTCCTGCATTTTTTAATATTACTCATTAGTGCGGGCTCACTTTGACGAGGCATATGCTTTTGTTAAACCTTGAGCTTAGGATCAAGGGTGCATGGATACCTAAGTTATCTTGCGCATATAATGGTTGTCGTTTTACTAATCAATTGCAAATGCAAGAACATCTTTCAGcatgaaaaaatgaaaaagcgGGAGGTgcaaatatttctctctttatttGAACACTTACTTTCTTGAGTCCTTGCATTTTTTAAGGCATTTAATTATTCGTCTGCTGTGATTTAGGATTCCAGTGCAAGGGGAACCAAAGTAGGaaagtttgatttgatattcGCGCGCACACCAAAGTAGGAAAGTTTGTTTTGATACGCAGACACAGACACACACAACCTTCCAGTGCAAGGAGAACCAAAGTAGGAcagtttgatttgatatgcgCATACACACGCACACTAACCAAAGAAGGaaagtttgatttgatatgcaCACACACATGCGcgtctttatatatatatatatatatgtatatacatttATCAGTTATCATGATTATGGCTTTACATTATTGGACAAAACAATATCGATCTTTAAAGTATGTTCTTTCAAAGGTGATCGGTTGGCCACTGCTGTGGAGTAATTCCGTGTCCCAGTCCAACTCCTCATCACAAAATGCTGGAAACACCTCAAAATATCAATGTTTGGAtgactttatttattttttcttactTAGCATGATCTTAACCGAATTCGCTGCAGGTCGTGTCTCCAGTTAAAATGACTTTCCGCATGTATGAGGGTTATTCCACTTTATATTTATTCTGATTTTTCCTATATCAATCTTATGttcctataaatattttttttttgtcttcttATTCTCCCTCTTGGATTGCAGATATGCATCTTGTGTGATCCCAATTAGTGCCTTCTTCGCATCAAGTCTTTGGTACGTACTTAACAGTGACGATATAGAATTTTAAACCAATCGAACATCCAAAACACGTGAAATGAGGAATTTGAACCTCATAAATGAAGGAACAATTTTTGAGAACGGAATAGAGAATCTGAAATATTGGACCACCAAACATGAGGAATAAAGAAATGCACTAGTTATTGAAGTGCATGGACTTAACGCATAGCATGATGGTCCATGTACAGTAAACTTGTAGGGGAACACTTGAagttttttgtttctttatgtAAATTGTCAGCTATGGATATGAGTAAATGTTGTACAAAATCAAGATGAACTTTTGTCATAGTGCTCTAGTCCTATTATTCTTAGCTCGACTTTGTTAGCTTTGGAATTTTATCAACCGGTTTtgataagattttttttaagaaaaatatttgagcAGGATTCTCACTATTTTCTTATAATGCTTTCAAGAGCATCAAAATCATAGAAAAGGTTACGAGAAAGAGGAAGGGACTGAAAGGAAACTCGTGATTTTCATATAGAAGGTTTTCCCACATCACAAATTTATTTACACCGATGCACCTCCAGAGAATGCTAAATTTCTTGACGGTACAGAGGCTGATAAAATCATCTATTCCTGAAAACTATAGCACTAACGACTATTCCTATTTTCCACAGGTTTGGTCACTGCTTACTTGCATATATCAGTGGCTTTCATTCAGATGCTCAAGGCCCTTAGTAAGCAAAACAAACAACCCATCGATGATTTGATATCATTATTAATGTTTTTCGAAtctaagaaaaaaaatttattcttgCAGTGCCTGTGGCAACATTTACCGTGGCTGTTCTGTGTGGTACCGACAAACTAAGATGGGACGTGTTTTTTAACATGGTTTTGATCAGTGTTGGAGTTGTCGTTTCCTCTTATGGGGAAATTCATTTTAATGTGATCGGCACAGTTTATCAGGTTACGGGCATATTTGCGGAAGCTCTGAGACTGGTCTTGACTCAAGTCCTTCTACAGAGGAAGGGCTCGACTCTAAACCCCATCACAAGCTTATACTACATCGCGCCATGCAGTTTCATATTTTTGTTTGTCCCTTGGTACTGCCTGGAGCAACCTGGGATAGAAGTATCTCAAATTCAGTTTAATATGTGGATCTTCTTTTCCAATGCCATTTGCGCTCTACTGTTGAACTTCTCAATCTTCTTAGTGATAGGCAGAACTGGTGCAGTGACGGTTCGAGTTGCCGGTGTTCTCAAGGACTGGATACTTATAGCCCTCTCAACAATGATTTTCCCACAATCAACGATCACTGGTCTGAACATTATTGGCTACGGCATTGGTAAACATATTTTCACCGTCGCATTAATTGAACTCTAAGTATGGCCTCTCATTCTAGctaataaaattttcatgcagcGCTTTGAGGGGTAGTCTTGTACAACTACTTGAAGGTGAAGGAATCTTCTCAAAACGTTCCTGAAAGGATTACAAAGGTAACTTTGAATCCCAAAACTCTATTTTATCTATGGTATGTTAGCTTAGATTCCTTGGTCGGTTCAGGATTGGGTGTTCGAAAAGAAGTCATCCGATGTATACAGAACAGATGGTAGCGGTATTGGTGATGCTGACAACGAGGTTGTAATAGACGAAGAGACGCCCCTGGTTCCTCCCAGTTCATCGTCCAGGTTGTCTCATGTTGGAAGAACTCAGATGCAGCAAAGTAGTCGTAATGTATGAACCAGTACAACTCAATTTTTTTACATTAGCCAAAGTACATGCCTTTTACAGtcaattttctatttttttgatTGTAAATTCCTTCTACGATGAGGTTTATTTAACAAGTAGCCGTTTGTCGATGCACATTCATTGCATGTCATGTAATCATCAGTCGACTCTATAACTTTTATCTGGTGATAAATTTATTCGAGGCGTTATATAAAGAAAATTAGAGTAATATTCACCATTGCTTGTACCATCAGCAACCCGAAAATGACACAAGGGAAAAAGAATCgaaaaaagcataaataaacaaGATTGACATATCCATTTGTTCTTGTCACTCGCAACATCTCGTTTATCATACGTGAAGAATAACAGCAATCAAGCAGAACGGAAAAAAGAACAAATAACGGATTAACAAGCCACTCATGCTATACATGTGTACAGAATAAATTATCGTACAAATATGCACATCTCAAGTAGGAAGCTTTGAAGAAAATTAAGACACAAGGCAGCACAAATTGGGTCATCAAGGGAAACTCATGAAAACTTGGATGGTATTGTAACCCTTCAATGACAAATTTACCAAAATTGGTGCGCAGGCCTTACATACAGTAGTCTCCTTGTTGTTGGAGCCGGAGGAGCCAATCCAGGAATATCCCGTATGCTTTTGTTGTTGGGATTCACTATCTAAGAAACACACAACTCTCATGCAATCAATATTGGTGGAGAGTGCATAAAGTAGAACtaaaacaaataatacatattaaaaaacgaaaatatacgAGATGTAAGGCCATACTTATTAAAGTAACAAAACACATTCTTGAGTTGATACGCGCCCCAGAGAGTCTGGGCAGTGCATAGTGCAGTAAAGATTGATATTACAAATTCTAGACGCACTAACAAAAACATCGAGCATGTCTGTCACAATTaaataacaaaatcaaaattctaGAAAAACGTATGTTAGTACACGAGCAAATGTGAAAGATAGATATTAAATGGTATTTCAAGTATCATTCAAAATCTCATTAGCTGAGGGGTGCTTAAAGCATACCTTAAGCCTTAAAAATGTGCCAAGGTGCGTATGTAACTAAAAGAAACTACGCATTGACATGTCAACATTTTATAAACTCATGACAGAGTATTCAACATACGAGACTGTTAGATGTCAAGAaggatattcaagaaaaaagATTCCACACTTCTTATGAATGAGAAATCATTATCATTAAtatcaaaaatttatttctcatAATTAAAAATGGTCTAGTGACACGGATAGTATAAATGGAAACCAACTTGTGCGCAGCTTGAAATCAACTAATATATTGATTTTGAAAAATGAATACCGTGTTAATGTCAAATTTAAAGTCCAAAACCTAAAATACCTTCACGACGATTATGGCAATAACTCCACATACAATCAGAAAAAGAAACATCATGATGCATTTATCAGTTGCCACCTGGAAAACAAGAGAACTTGATATCAATAAAGTCAATAAAAATGAGAAATCTAATGAAGTATACACATGAGAAAAACTAAAAATTAGACcatctttataaaaaaaacccaaCCCAATAAGCATctcaaaatatttcaattttcttAGGTTTGACCTGCAATTTTTGCACATATAGCTACCCGTAGCCTCTCACGTGGACACAGGCAGTTTCATTTTGTATAAAATTTCAAGGTGTTGCCTTGTAGCATCGTATAAAAGTGACAGGGTCAAGAAAAAAGAGATGATGTTTCCAGCAGATGTACCTGCCTACCAATCTCCTTAACAAGCTGGGATGCCTTTTTGATAGAGAACTGGATGGTGTCCAGTTCATTGACAATACGACCCATTTGTTCAGTCTGCCATATTTAAAAAGATAGATATGATTTGGCTATGAAATACTTGAGgacaataaaataaagtgaGCACAAAATTTCACTCACTTGGCCCTTCAAAGTAGTAGCAGTCTGTGTTCCCACTTCGATTGTTTGATGAACCACCTAAATAATCATAGAATTTAGAAACTTTCAACCTATAAGAATTCAGCATGTACTTTCATCTACCTGCTTGGAGCGTTCAATGGCTTGGTCAGTTTCATCCATTCTCTTCGTGCCAGCATCGATAAGCTCCTGATTTGACATTTCTACATTAATCCATGAAAATGAAAGGTGAGATATCAGCAAGACACAAGgtgattgaaattttttttggcaTAATATTATATGCAGATTACAGTTCAACAGTTCAACAGCATAGcattcatatcaaatcaggTAATCACCATGGTGAATCATACTAAGTAGAATGACACTGTTAGCTGCTTCTCTGATTTCAACAACAAGAGTACCAATTCAGGTTCCACATTGAATCGAGAAGCAAAGGTAGAACATAGACTGTGTTATTACCATTCTCATTTATAAAGCATTAACTAAAGTTAAGATGAAGGATCTTAAGGACAGGACACAAAATATTT
This window contains:
- the LOC142518116 gene encoding putative plant SNARE 13, coding for MANLELQMNPQMEQIHGEIRDTMRALANGFQKLDKIKDSNRQSKQLEDLTGKMRECKRLIKELDREIKDEESKNSPEITKQLNDEKQSMIKELNSYVALRKTYMSSLGNKRVELFDMGAGGIEPTDDENVQVTSEMSNQELIDAGTKRMDETDQAIERSKQVVHQTIEVGTQTATTLKGQTEQMGRIVNELDTIQFSIKKASQLVKEIGRQVATDKCIMMFLFLIVCGVIAIIVVKIVNPNNKSIRDIPGLAPPAPTTRRLLYVRPAHQFW